The following is a genomic window from Malus sylvestris chromosome 12, drMalSylv7.2, whole genome shotgun sequence.
CAAGTTCATAAACATTGTTCGGTTTGATCAAATGACTTGATTTGCATATACCTGCACGTGTTGTAAGCCATTTCAAATGAACATGAATATGGGTCAGAAGCCTAGCATCAAGCAAAAAGACAAGTAATTCAGCAAGAGTTTTGTCTAATTACCACATGACGTTGTATGAAGTTTTCATACATGCGGCATCATAAGTGATGTTCCATTAGTCAAGGCATAAAGCTTCATTATTTGGGATGAAGTTGCTCTCCTCTTagtaagatgactattaaaTTGTGGGGGTTAAGACCTATGTTGAAGGAAATAAAGAGACTTTGATAGGCCAAAGCCTAAACTCCAAAGGGGATGACATTTCCTTTGTGAGGGTTCTAGATCCGTCATCCATGGCAATTTgaatgtgaaatcccgttcctggatttcagtgttataatctacgtatttgtattattgagatcttatattatttctcgagaatttattttaatttgtttgaatttagattttaattaaactagttacgaattttaaagtttggaaattaattatttaaaatccataTACCTTtggaggtcacaatttatattttcgaaTAGATCTCGAAACCACGaatgcataggcgaaagccgtttgcgagtccggattataacggtatagttacagacgtttgaagttgtgttactaaactatagattttagaaattatttaaactCTCACTTTGAGGGAAAAACGAAATGAGGTATGTGCTTTTGTGGCCAATCAGAAGTAAAGGTTAGAGCACGTGCCCAATGGGAAAGGAGGGAAAAGTGGGAAGGTGAGAATGAGGGGGGCAAACGGGTCACCCCTTTAACCCACGCGACCCAACCCATTTCTCCATGTTTTCCAATGGATTTCCAGCAAATTGGACCGATCTACCATGCCCAATCATCATCTCACCACTCTCTTCCTTTTCcacaaaaaattagaagaaatttgGTTGTAATTGGGTGAAGAACCGTCGGTGGGTGCGATGAGTTCGTGTGAAGATTTCTCAAATCGTGAAGCTAACTCAGCCAATTACCACCACTAATCTACTCCCCACAACCCCAAGAACAAATCCCAATCAGTGGTGGAGGAGTCGGAGCACATATGAAGGTCGATTTGAAGCACACCCAAAACTAGGGTTCCGGCCTTTCGAGGGAAAATTTAGATGTTTACCGGCCGAATTAAACTTAGCCACACGTATGAAAATTTCTCCCCTCACTTTGTAACGATGATGTTTGGTCTTTTTGTAACGATGACGGTTGGTCTTTTTGTGGGTATTACGGCGCGACCTCCCATGAGCTACATATGTCTCATCCAAGTTAATAACCTCAATATGATGTTGGACACAAAATGACAAtactttgtcaaccaaaaggtCAAACCCCTCATCATTCCTCATGTAAAGTATTTGTTCTTTACATGTGTTGACTAAAGCCATTGCATTCATAATCTCTTGATCATCCTTTTGTAATGCTTGTGATAAATCATTCGTGATTCCCAATATAGATTTCATCAAAAATAGGAGAAACACAAACTTAAAAGATTGTATGTCTTTCAATAACCTATTTGCTTTGGCCACACTATCATTGGTATTATCATCAACAATCATTTCAAGCACATTGACCACGAATGAGAACATAGTAATCAAAGAACCATAATGTGAATTCCATTTTGTAGCTCCGGCACGTTTGAGACTAGTTTCTTGATTTAAGCCTCGTCCCTTCATAAGAGAATCATTTTCAAGAGCTTTCATAAGTTCTTTTTGTTGCATCTGTTTAAGTGCATCACGACGCTTACATGAAGCTCCAATATTATTTACCACATTATTAGCCAATAGGAAGAATGTGTTAACATCAACATTatcctttgctacggcaacaAGAGCTAATTGGAGTTGATGAGCAAAGCAATGAACATTGAATGCACAAGGTTAATCATTCAAAATCTTTGTCTTGAGTCCATTGAACTCACCTTTCATATTACTAGCACCATCGTAACCTTGCCCTCTTAAATTGGAGAAGCTCAACTCATTGAAATGAATGAAGGCATCAATAGACTCCTTTAATGTGTTTGAAGTGGTGTCAGGAACATGTTGAACTCTTACAAACATTTCAATGACTTTCAAATTTTTGTCCACATAACGCAAAACCACTGCCATTTGCTCCTTTATAGAAACATCACGTGCCTCATCAACCAATAGAGAAAAGAACCTAGCATTCTTCATATCACTTATGATAGTTTTAATGGTTTCAATAGAACATGAATGAACAAGATCTTTTTGAATTGAATGAGCTATTAGCTTGAGATTTCCCGGAGCTTTATCTAACACAATGGCCTTTATTTTCTCATCATGatccacaaggaattgtaaGAGCTCCAAATAGTTACCTCTATTGTTTGAAGTGTCACTTTCatcattgtttgtaccatacttgaccaatcccgaaattacTGAGCatcgatcaacgttataccatcaaggacccaaaagagtttccctccaaccaggaggccaagccaatcACAATgtgacacgtgttgacattagaagccaatcacagcacgaaacgtgtcaacatcagaagccaatcacaacacgacacgtgtcaatgtcagaacaaagctagaaactcttctataaaaagagattattctcccacaatatttcctaatgtcatttgtactaaatcattcacttgtactcactaaaggagagcttgaacctatgtacttgtgtaaacctttcacaattaatgaaaactcctctactccgtggacgtagccaatctgggtaaaccacgtacatcttgtgtttgcttccatatctctatccatttacatacttatccacactagtgaccggagcaatctagcgaaggtcacaaacttaacactttctattgtaccaaagtcctcactgattttgtgcatcaacatttggcgccgtctgtagaaacgacacttattcccattctcttcagctttgccaagctggtaagctggtttccaccattcgtacactcaaggtcacaaacttaacactttctattgtaccaaagtcctcactgattttgtgcatcaacatttggcgccgtctgtagaaacgacacttattcccattctcttcagctttgccaagctggtaagctggtttccaccattcgtacactctcttttgaccaggcatccctctctaacatagggagcgaaggaagccacatcacacataatgacacccctcttgcacctagtgcgaaacaatgaaagaatgaatgaaagagggttgctcttcaagctaaaatcgatgagttagaagctcaaaacaacaagatagcaatgaagaatgaggtcctccaagagcaatatgagaagctctttgagacactccacgaaactaggcgtactcaaacacgtgagctcgttgcccctgtggacatcaaccatcatctgggtgcccctcaacacggagggtcacctcccttcaacatgggtatccctgatgaggaacgagctaatcatcaaaacatttatcaacatgagactttttttaacccagatgcttcgacccgaagcaggagaaatggaggaagacacctccttgcagaagggttgaaATGATCGAaaaccgtttatcgtgactggcgaggcttcctaaagcaacgttaAGAGAATCTCCTCCACAtgtgctcgaagatcaatgacccaagggtttctgaaagactcagtctcatcccacgacccaggccagctaccaatctagggaaggaacgacaggtcccagaggaacatgaaggtacaggggactctgaggtattccgacagactcgccctagaagtcagtacggcgagtctaaggaaaaaccatatgcccttgctcaaactttcctacttccaagaaaCGATGATGACttatgaaagaaaattccaatggtacatgactctactcaggaccttcttgtcctacagctccttgaggaagtaaacaagctgaaggccgaacgttaggccgagatacctgactggaatcAACCCAGGcatggccctctcacaaggatgATCATTGACatccccttcaagcgaagacaaaacaaaagtttggtttacaactctatattggaagggatgacccaattgaacaccttaacctctttgagttcaccatggcatatcggatgcacaccgacgaatagcgatgtcttctcttcccctccaccctctctgatgaagctctaaactggtattgccgtcttccacctgagacagtaggcTCATttaaggaactgaggaaactgtttgtctctcaacacatcttacaaactgatcgcttgcattctgcagatgacttgtacactattcgccagaagccggacgagtcactacgagagtatgtcgGTCGCTTCAACCATGAATATTCTctctgcgctgaggcagatgacaagaccaccttcaaggccttcacggcaagcctacgtgattgtttcttcaagtacatgatcaatgccaacacttggaagacttactctgaggtgatggcacatgcttacaaccacgcatCCGCTGAAGCaatgacataccaagggaacccccatatggctaacccttatcaacaagtggg
Proteins encoded in this region:
- the LOC126592236 gene encoding uncharacterized protein LOC126592236; the encoded protein is MEQYYKRKSSSISSDNHIPNSSSPNLDSSNPIPNSSPPIPSSSNPIGGNSTPQQNELKVDLDNLERDPGKRIPMKDYPPDIRDEYGTNNDESDTSNNRGNYLELLQFLVDHDEKIKAIVLDKAPGNLKLIAHSIQKDLVHSCSIETIKTIISDMKNARFFSLLVDEARDVSIKEQMAVVLRYVDKNLKVIEMFVRVQHVPDTTSNTLKESIDAFIHFNELSFSNLRGQGYDGASNMKALVAVAKDNVDVNTFFLLANNVVNNIGASCKRRDALKQMQQKELMKALENDSLMKGRGLNQETSLKRAGATKWNSHYGSLITMFSFVVNVLEMIVDDNTNDSVAKANRLLKDIQSFKFVFLLFLMKSILGITNDLSQALQKDDQEIMNAMALVNTCKEQILYMRNDEGFDLLVDKVLSFCVQHHIEVINLDETYVAHGRSRRNTHKKTNRHRYKKTKHHRYKVRGEIFIRVAKFNSAGKHLNFPSKGRNPSFGCASNRPSYVLRLLHH